The nucleotide sequence GGGCTCAGATCCACAAAATCTATCAGCAGAACAGGAGACGTGCTGACTCGATACCGAAGAAATATGCACTTCTCTTTATCGCTGTTCAGATTCAACTTGACAGTCCCGCGCCGCTGGAGAAACTCCCTGACCTGCGTCGCGCGCGCGAGTCATTTTTCAGGTTAGTGAAAGCACACGAACTACTGCCACATATTCACAGTTAAAACCCTTGTTTCAGTCCTCTTTTTCATAATGCCTGCTCAACCGATCCCCGGTTATCGACGCACTTCGCTGCACCATCACGCTGCTTTCGCGAATCGATCACCATCTGATCGGAACCTTTCACCACCCTATCGCCAATCGAATTTCGGGAATCCTGCTTGACGCCACCATGCCTTTGAAGATGATGCTTCCAAAAGCAATGAAATCACAAAATTCGACAGAGAAAACACAGTCATTCCAAACTCCTTAATCAATCGTTTAGATGATCTGTAAGTGAATTCCAGATGATCTCGCGCAGTAGGGTATTTTAATCAATCCAGGTCCCAGTCACTCAGATGAATATTCGGCACTAGATCGAATCAATTGGGACCTTAGCGTCTTTCAATCTAATATGCTCAGTCCAAATGGTCTTAGAGCCGCTAAGAAAAACTGAACCTGTTCTGCTCTATTTACTCTTACTGATAACTGAATTTAAAATCGGATCCATCCAAGTCCACACCTGTCAGTAATCGTGAATGGAAGGCAGCCTCATGACATTCGATCTGCAACCCACACTCAGAGGTGAACTGCTTCAGTTGCGTCCCCTCCAGGCTGCCGACTATGCCGCCCTGTATGCTGTCGCCTCTGACCCGCTCCTCTGGGAACAGCACCCCGCCCGCACGCGTTATCAGGAACCGGTATTTCAAAAACTGTTCCAGGAATCCCTGTCGTCTGGCGGTGCTTTAGTCGCCATTGACAACAATACGGGAACAGTCATTGGTTCCTCTCGTTTTAATGGCTACACTCCCGCTGCCTCTGAAGTCGAAATCGGCTGGAGCTTCCTGGCTCGCTCACACTGGGGCGGACACTATAACGGCGAAATGAAACAGCTCATGCTGCATCACGCTTTCCGTTTTGTCGATTCTGTCATCTTTCTCATCGGGCCCGAAAATATTCGCTCACAGCGAGCCATCGAAAAAATCGGAGCCCTCCGCGACGGCAACCGCACCGATCAATCGGGATTTGAAAGCTGGCTCTATCGCATCCATACCAGAGATATCATTGGCTAAACAGCAAAAAATCCCTCTGATTTTACATCCAGATAATTTTTGCAAATATTAACAAAAAAACATACTAATAATTGTTTATATAACCAGACTCTCTATACTAAAGCGAAGTACTTTGAACCGTAGCGTCTCTCATTCTAATCTACTCTGTCTCAATGGCCCTCAAGACGCGACAGTAAAACGGGACACAGTCTAAACGAAGCATATTTATCTCTTTATATTTTTCTCTTAAGCGATGAGTTTTCTCTGATCCTCATCCCTTTAATTCTTATTAAAAATACATGTCACAAAACTAAAATTTAGAATTCTGCAGGCACAGAAACCCTTTTCTCTAGTAATGAAGGTGCACCATGTACTCGCATGTTTGCCTGCTGCTGAATTGGCTGTTGTCCCGTCCGATCAGTCTCTGCATTGGTCTGTTTGCATTTCTGATTATGATTCTCTCTTTGATACATCAGGAAACCTATATTGACGCTGAAGGAGTCCCCCTGAGGCCAATGAGCGAAAGAGTCAAACCAATGTCTCCTGAAATGCGAGAGTTACTTGATCTGGCAAGAAATACCGGCTGGAAAAAAGACCCTGAGATCAGAGCCCGCGTCATGGAATTAAGCAAATCAATTGACGGAAAAAAGGAAATCCAGAATCGTTCGGAGTGTCATGTAAAAGCAGTTCCCCTGGCTGGCGAGTAATACGGACGGAGTCTCATCCTGATACGGTTTCGAAATTGAGACTGTTTATTACAAAGTAACTGAGCCAGAATTATCAATTGATAGTCTGCGTCCGATATGCCACTTTTTCTGCGATCACAAACCCATCCAGCCCACAGATTCCCCTCACCCTGTACGCTTTGAGGTCACGTTCTTTCAGAACATTTTCCAGTTCTGGAATTGTTTCATAAGAACGGAGTGGCCATCCATGTTTTTTTCGCTTGAGAAACAGCCACTCCCACTCATTCAGCAGAGTCTGGAAGGTATTGCATTCCACATCAAACAGAATACTGGGAGCCATGATGTCATTAAAATGATGCGCGAGCACCCCGAAAAATCGCAAATCAGTCTGTTCTTCCCGCTGATTCATTTCCTGATAGAGTGTCTTCAGAATAAGTGTCCCCTGCTCCAGATCAATCGATAGCGCCGTCACATAGTTGTCATGCACCGCAGGAACTTCCATTCCCCGGGAGGGATCAATCTGACATTCCTGCCACTCTGAAAATTCATCCATTTTCTGCTCTTTCTCCTGATGTTCCCAGCATGCTCACTGCTCACTTGAATTGAGTTTTTCCCCCAGCTTTTCCCCCACCAGCCGACCGCTGGTGATCGCCCAGGCGATGTGCAGCCCATGTCCCCACAGCACCTGGCCTCCCATGCCGTTACTGCCAATCGCATACAAACCGGGAATGGGTTGCCCACTTTCATTCAGCGCCTGCAATCCCGCATTGATCGCCACACCCCCTTCTGTGGTCGTAAAATACGCTTTCGCCGGTCCCAGCAATACCCAGCGTTTTCCCGTCAGAGGACATGCATCACCGGTCCGGCCAAACGAGTCTACATGCTCCCCGCTAACGTAATGATTAAACTGTTGCACTGCTGCTTTCAAATTTGATGCATTTAATACCCGCTGTTCTGCGATGGCTTCCAGCGAATCTGCCGCCACACTCACATCCGGACGCAGTCTGAGATAATCGTCCACGTAAGCATACGCAATTTTCGGCGCGGTCGAAATAAAGTAAGGCCACTGGCTGTAATGTGCGGCGATCCGTTCGTCCAGTAAAATAAAAGTGGCTTTTCCCGGCTGCTCGGAAATCGCGATCTCGCGGGCAGGAGAATCGGTTTCATTACAGAAGCGGCAGCCATCTGCATTAATCAATATCGCGCCATCATCGAACAGAGAATTCTCTGGATGCTGCCACGTTAACAGCAATCGTTTGATCCGCCAGTTGATCACCGCCTGCGGCAGCAGAGGCACCAGTTTCCCCAACAGTTTTGCGAGCAGGCCACTGGTTGGCAGCAACTGTTCGAAGGGATCTCCCGGGGGCGGCACAAACCGCAGTTCCGGACCGTAGGTGATCTCCATATTCAGCAGTTGCGCCCCCACCTGTTCTGCCAGCAGATGCCCGTCGCCGCACGCTTTGGGGTTCACCCCCTCAATCGTTTTAAACCGATCCCCTTTGAATCGTCCGATCATCTCCGGTGCACTGGAATAATCTCCGGCCGCCAGTACCACCCCCCGTTTCGCAGTGATCGCCTTTTGAGTCCCCTCGATTTCCGCGACGACTCCCGTAATCCGTGTTCCATCAGATACCAGTTCTACCACCGGCGCACTGCAGACTATCGTTCCCTTCAATCGGATGATCCTCGCCTGAAAGGCAGCGATGTATGCTTTCGCGTTTGGCACAATATTATGCATACGAGGCACCCGGTTCGGCGGTTCCGGATTAGGACCATGAAAATACAGGCCCATGCCTCGCAGCCATTCCAGCGTCACTGCAGTCTCCCCCAGAAAAAACCGCCGCAGTTCACTGTTGTTCTGCGCTTCAACTTCCGCAGCCGCGAACTGTCCCGCGTCTGTCTCATGGTCGTCCGCGTTATCAATCACACCCGCGTCACGCTGCAGACTCGTTCCATTCGCAGTAAAAGAACCGATGGCCATTCCCGTGGTGCCTCCCAGTTGAGGCTGCTTCTCCAGCACGAGCACGCTCGCCCCCTGCTCCAGCGCCCGCACGGCCGCCGCCAGACCACTACCTCCACCACCAACGATAATTACATCATATTCTGTTAACATGCTGTTCACTCTCTGTCAGTTCACATTTTTAATTTCGGAACATTCTCCAATCGTATCAGTACAGCACGTCACATCAATCAGGTAAACCGTAGCGATTATCGTTTTGTCAGGCCCTGCTCACAAAAGTCTGGCGTTTGTCTCTCCCACACGCCGAAAGAAACTTAAGGTTGTTGACTTAAACACATCAACCAAGTATGATCTATCCTTGTTCACTACATCTTACCTGAACGCGTACGACTACTCCTGCCTGCATAGAATTCGTCGGCCATGCGTAAGCTCACCACCCTGATTTCTGCTGTCTGCTGTTTTCTCGCGATCTCGTTCTATCCGGTTCATCCTGCTTTCGCTGCCAGCAAATCATCTAAAAAGCCGGTTCACGCGAAGATGAATCCCGCACAACGGGCTTTTTTCGAAAACAGGATCCGCCCCGTACTCGTCAAGAAATGCTACTCGTGTCATTCCGCCAAATCAGAAGAACTGGGTGGCAAACTGCGAATGGATACCCGCGATGGCATGCGTGAGGGTGGCGAATCAGGACCGGCGTTTGTCGAAGGTCGTCCTGATGAAAGCCTGTTGATCCAGGCACTCCGTTACGACGGGCTGGAGATGCCTCCCAATGAACCACTGCCCGAAGCAGTGATCACCGACTTCGTCAAATGGGTGGAGATGGGTGTCCCCGATCCCCGCAGCGATCTCCCTCTCATCGCAAAAAAACCGAATACGGTCTCCGCCTCTGCCGACCCCGCACTCTGGTCGTTTCAACCGATCACAAACCCTGAACTCCCTGCCGTTCAGAATCAGCACTGGGGTGTTGACCCGCTCGATCAGTTTGTTCTCGCCCGCATCGAAGCCGTCGGCCTGAAGCCCACTTATGATGCTGCTCCCAGGCAACTGGTAAGACGATTATATTATGACCTGACCGGTCTCCCCCCCACGCTGGAACAGGTCGAGACTTTTCTGGACGACTATCAGCGTCGACAACAGGCCGCTGTAAAAACACTGGTCGATGAGCTGCTGGCCTCTCCTCATTTTGGGGAACGCTGGGGGCGACACTGGCTCGACGTAGCCCGCTATGGTGAATCGAACGGAAATGACGGCCTCAGTCGCAACCCGACTTTCCCCCATGCCTGGCGGTACCGCGACTACGTCATTCAGGCATTCAACAATGATCTCCCCTACGATCGTTTCCTCACCGAACAGATATCGGGTGACCTGCTTCCAGCGGAAACGCCCGCAGAACGCGACCGTCTGCTGATCGCTACTGGCTTTCTGGCCCTCGGTTCCAAACCCGCCAAAGCCATGAATGTCAACTTCGACATGGACGTGGTCAACGATCAGATCGATGTTGTCAGCACAGGCGTGATGGCGCTCAGTGTCGCCTGTGCCCGCTGTCACGATCACAAACACGACCCCATTCCCACCAGCGACTATTATGCTATGGCGGGGATCTTCCTCAGTACCGAAACCATGTGGGGCGCTGCCGGCCATCAGCCTTTAACCGCGCCGGAAACCCCTTTGCATGTTCTGAAAGCGAAACACCACTATGTCGCGCCACCGGACAGCGGTGCCAGGCCAGTCTTGAACAAACGTGTTCAAGCAAGAAAAAAGAAACCCAAATACGTCTATCCCGCCGGAACACCGCTGGCGATGGGCGTGCGTGAAAAGAAAAAACCGACGGATTGTAAAATCAATATCAAAGGGGAATCCAAAAAGCTCGGTCCCAGTGTACCTCGAGGCTTCCTGACTGCCTGTAACATGACGTCATCACCAAAAATTGATGCCTCACAAAGTGGTCGCCTGCAACTGGCAGAATGGCTCACCTCTGACGATCATCCTCAGACCTCCCGCGTGATGGTGAACCGCATCTGGCTGCATCTGTTCGGTCAGGCGCTCGTTCGCACTCCCGATGATTTTGGCGTCTACGGCGAACGCCCCACACATCCCGAACTGCTCGATCACCTGGCGACACGCTTCCGCAGTGAAGGCTGGTCGATCAAACAACTGATTCGCAGCATTGTCCTCAGCCGCACTTATCAACAGAGCAGCTTCTGTGAAGCCGACGTGCGGGATGCCGACCCGGAAAACAAGCTTCTCTGTCGCCATAATCGACGTCGCCTCGATGCGGAATCCCTCCGGGACAGTATTCTCGCAACCAGCGGTCAACTCAATCCGGACCCCGGCCTGGGCTCTTCCATTGCGAATGTCGACGAACTTGTCAATACGGCGGGCAACCTGCATTTGCCTTCAAACCATCGCAGTATTTATCTCTGTATGTTACGTCATTCCGAACCGGCACAGCTGGCTGCCTTTGATCTGCCCGATTCCACAAAACCCGTCGGACAGCGCAATGAAACCACGCTGCCTACCCAAAGTCTGTTTCTGCTCAACAGCGATTTTCTGATTGAACAGTCGCAGGCCTTTGCCCGAGACGTCCTGACCGATCCGAAATTGAAAGAAACAGAACGTATCAATCTGGTCTATCAGCGGACGTTTAAGCGCCTCCCCGAATCTTTTGAACTTCAACGAACGTTGACCCTCCTGCAGGATCTCGATCGAAGTCTGAATACAGAAGTATCACAAACAGAACAACGGCGTCTTATCGTCTGGTCTACACTCTGCCAGGCATTATTGACCACCAGCGAATTTCGCTATGTCGACTGACACTGAAAACACAATAAAAATCACAATCACAGTCAGAGGAACGACCTCATGCTCGAAATATCACGACGCGAAATGTTACGATCGGCTTCCTGCGGTTTCGGTTACCTCGCACTGTCTGCCCTTTGTGGTCAGAAAACGAGCGCCAGCGATTCCGCAGTCCCGGCCAGCCTGACAGCCCGCGCACCGCAACTTCGCGCGCGGGCGAAACGTGTGATCTTCCTTTGTATGAGTGGCGGCCCCGCGCAACTGGATACATTCGATTATAAACCGCAGACCGGCAAGAAAAAACATCCCGGCTCGGTCTTCAATTTTGCACAGCATGGCGAAAGCGGACTCTGGATATCTGAACTGCTCCCCGAAACCGCGAAACACGCCGACAAACTCTGTGTCCTCAACGGCATGCACGCCGACATCACCAATCACGCACAATCATTTCTACAACTGCACACCGGCGACCGCTTGCGTCCGCGTCCCAGTCTGGGATCCTGGATTCTGTATGGCCTGGGAACCGAAAACCAAAATGTACCCGGCTTCATCAGCCTGTACCCGAAAAAGCCATCCGTCTACTCCAGTGCGTTTCTGCCTCCCGTTTACGAAGGCACACCGATCGGACTCAATACAACCAACATGTCCACCGCCACCATTGGCAACATTCAGAGCAATCACCTGCCCACGCCTGTCAAACGCCGACAGCTCGATTTCGTGCAGGCCATGAACCGCGAACATGCGACCCTGCGGCCCGATGATACCCGCCTTGACGCCGTGATCCAGTCGATGGAACTCGGCTTCCGTATGCAGATGGCGGCTCCCGAACTGCTGGATCTGAGCCAGGAAACGAAATCGACGCTCGAACGCTATCGCGTCGGACAGGGCAAAACTGCAGGAACCTGTAGAGACTCCGACTTCGGTCGTCAGTGTCTGCTGGCGCGTCGCTTTGCCGAAGCAGGCGTACGTTTCATTGAAGTCAATCATGGCAGCTGGGATCAGCACAAAAACCATCGTGCCGACCTGACCGCGAACTGTGAATCAACGGATGCTCCCATCGCCGCCCTGCTGGAAGACCTGGAACAACGGGGCCTGCTGGAAGAAACCCTGGTTGTCTGGGGTGGCGAATTCGGTCGCCCGGGTCTTGTTCCCGAAACGAAAAAAAATGAGACCGGTCACAATGCCCGTGGCTTCACCTTCTGGATGGCCGGCGGAGGTATCAAACGCGGACTGGCCTATGGAAAAACCGATCCCACAGGTGCCCGGGCCATTGAAGGTAAAGTCCATTTCCGCGATCTGCATGCTACCATCCTGCATCAATTGGGACTGCAACACGATCGATTGACTTTCCACCAGGGAAACCGTGAATTCCGCCTGACCGGCACTGAAGGCGGCAACGTCGTGCACGACATCATTGCCTGACAGTCGCTTTTCATGCACAATAGTGAGTGACCGCAACGAATCGCTTTCGTCCCCTGGTTGATTTCACTCACTCTGGCAGGAATCCGATGTTAAATACGCCCCGTCGCTCAATCCTGATGTTTTTATCTCTGTTCGCATTCTGCTCTCAATTGCAGGCAGCGGAACGGCCCAACATTCTGATTATTTTCACTGATGATCAGGGCATCAATGATGTCGGCTGTTATGGCAGTGAAATCCCGACTCCCCACATTGATCAACTGGCGAAAGAGGGCCTGCTGTTTCGCCAGTACTATTCCGCATCGGCAATCTGCACTCCCTCCCGCTTTGGCATCCTCACGGGTCGCAACCCGACACGCTCGCAGGATCAGCTGCTGGGCGCGTTAATGTTTATGAGTGATATCGATCAGAATCGCGGCATTCAACCCGGCGAAACGACCATCGCTGACGTCCTGCAACAGAACGGTTATCAGACCGCCCTGCTCGGCAAATGGCATCTGGGCCATGGTACCGAATCATTCCTCCCCACTGCGCATGGCTTTGATCTGTTTCGCGGACATACCGGAGGCTGCATCGATTACTTCACCATGACGTATGGCAACATCCCCGACTGGTATCACAACCAGCGTCATGTCTCAGAGAATGGTTA is from Gimesia maris and encodes:
- a CDS encoding GNAT family N-acetyltransferase, which codes for MTFDLQPTLRGELLQLRPLQAADYAALYAVASDPLLWEQHPARTRYQEPVFQKLFQESLSSGGALVAIDNNTGTVIGSSRFNGYTPAASEVEIGWSFLARSHWGGHYNGEMKQLMLHHAFRFVDSVIFLIGPENIRSQRAIEKIGALRDGNRTDQSGFESWLYRIHTRDIIG
- a CDS encoding FAD-dependent oxidoreductase, whose protein sequence is MLTEYDVIIVGGGGSGLAAAVRALEQGASVLVLEKQPQLGGTTGMAIGSFTANGTSLQRDAGVIDNADDHETDAGQFAAAEVEAQNNSELRRFFLGETAVTLEWLRGMGLYFHGPNPEPPNRVPRMHNIVPNAKAYIAAFQARIIRLKGTIVCSAPVVELVSDGTRITGVVAEIEGTQKAITAKRGVVLAAGDYSSAPEMIGRFKGDRFKTIEGVNPKACGDGHLLAEQVGAQLLNMEITYGPELRFVPPPGDPFEQLLPTSGLLAKLLGKLVPLLPQAVINWRIKRLLLTWQHPENSLFDDGAILINADGCRFCNETDSPAREIAISEQPGKATFILLDERIAAHYSQWPYFISTAPKIAYAYVDDYLRLRPDVSVAADSLEAIAEQRVLNASNLKAAVQQFNHYVSGEHVDSFGRTGDACPLTGKRWVLLGPAKAYFTTTEGGVAINAGLQALNESGQPIPGLYAIGSNGMGGQVLWGHGLHIAWAITSGRLVGEKLGEKLNSSEQ
- a CDS encoding PSD1 and planctomycete cytochrome C domain-containing protein, yielding MRKLTTLISAVCCFLAISFYPVHPAFAASKSSKKPVHAKMNPAQRAFFENRIRPVLVKKCYSCHSAKSEELGGKLRMDTRDGMREGGESGPAFVEGRPDESLLIQALRYDGLEMPPNEPLPEAVITDFVKWVEMGVPDPRSDLPLIAKKPNTVSASADPALWSFQPITNPELPAVQNQHWGVDPLDQFVLARIEAVGLKPTYDAAPRQLVRRLYYDLTGLPPTLEQVETFLDDYQRRQQAAVKTLVDELLASPHFGERWGRHWLDVARYGESNGNDGLSRNPTFPHAWRYRDYVIQAFNNDLPYDRFLTEQISGDLLPAETPAERDRLLIATGFLALGSKPAKAMNVNFDMDVVNDQIDVVSTGVMALSVACARCHDHKHDPIPTSDYYAMAGIFLSTETMWGAAGHQPLTAPETPLHVLKAKHHYVAPPDSGARPVLNKRVQARKKKPKYVYPAGTPLAMGVREKKKPTDCKINIKGESKKLGPSVPRGFLTACNMTSSPKIDASQSGRLQLAEWLTSDDHPQTSRVMVNRIWLHLFGQALVRTPDDFGVYGERPTHPELLDHLATRFRSEGWSIKQLIRSIVLSRTYQQSSFCEADVRDADPENKLLCRHNRRRLDAESLRDSILATSGQLNPDPGLGSSIANVDELVNTAGNLHLPSNHRSIYLCMLRHSEPAQLAAFDLPDSTKPVGQRNETTLPTQSLFLLNSDFLIEQSQAFARDVLTDPKLKETERINLVYQRTFKRLPESFELQRTLTLLQDLDRSLNTEVSQTEQRRLIVWSTLCQALLTTSEFRYVD
- a CDS encoding DUF1501 domain-containing protein; translated protein: MLEISRREMLRSASCGFGYLALSALCGQKTSASDSAVPASLTARAPQLRARAKRVIFLCMSGGPAQLDTFDYKPQTGKKKHPGSVFNFAQHGESGLWISELLPETAKHADKLCVLNGMHADITNHAQSFLQLHTGDRLRPRPSLGSWILYGLGTENQNVPGFISLYPKKPSVYSSAFLPPVYEGTPIGLNTTNMSTATIGNIQSNHLPTPVKRRQLDFVQAMNREHATLRPDDTRLDAVIQSMELGFRMQMAAPELLDLSQETKSTLERYRVGQGKTAGTCRDSDFGRQCLLARRFAEAGVRFIEVNHGSWDQHKNHRADLTANCESTDAPIAALLEDLEQRGLLEETLVVWGGEFGRPGLVPETKKNETGHNARGFTFWMAGGGIKRGLAYGKTDPTGARAIEGKVHFRDLHATILHQLGLQHDRLTFHQGNREFRLTGTEGGNVVHDIIA